A window of the Lactuca sativa cultivar Salinas chromosome 5, Lsat_Salinas_v11, whole genome shotgun sequence genome harbors these coding sequences:
- the LOC111920736 gene encoding glucose and ribitol dehydrogenase isoform X1, whose translation MLCSVRAGLAGSRPSPSGRIPITHQSCLWSRQLLTSRPSTRISNNGVAVMVTNVLRRGSSSIHTFKAKAKGKEESNPGFPPQNQDEQPGKEYLMDPLPIFSNPNYKASNKLQGKVALVTGGDSGIGRAVCCSFAKEGATVAFTYVEGVEDIDAKNTLEIINDSKTSEAGDPIAIPTDVRFEKNCKDVVDKVVEKYGRIDVLVNNAAVQYETYSLDDITDERLERLFRTNIFSHFFLTRYAVKHMKEGSSIINTTSAVAFTGSTKLLDYASTKGAIVAFTKGLATYLVDKGIRVNGVAPGPVWTPLEAASLNDEDLAEYGSQVPMNRAAQPVEIAPSYVFLASEDASYFTGQILHPDGGGISGF comes from the exons ATGTTGTGCTCAGTGAGGGCGGGTTTAGCGGGCTCACGCCCCTCACCCTCCGGTAGGATTCCGATCACACACCAGTCATGCCTATGGTCAAGGCAGTTGTTGACTTCACGTCCTTCTACAAGAATTAGTAATAACGGTGTTGCCGTCATGGTAACAAATGTTTTAAGACGTGGTTCATCTTCTATTCACACCTTTAAG GCAAAGGCCAAGGGTAAAGAAGAAAGTAATCCAGGATTCCCACCACAGAACCAGGATGAACAACCAGGAAAAGAGTACCTCATGGATCCTCTACCAATATTCAGCAATCCTAATTACAAGGCCTCTAACAAACTCCAA GGAAAGGTGGCCTTGGTAACAGGTGGTGATTCCGGTATTGGGAGAGCTGTTTGCTGCTCGTTTGCTAAAGAAGGGGCAACTGTTGCCTTTACTTATGTGGAAGGTGTCGAGGACATAGATGCAAAGAACACGTTAGAGATCATAAATGATTCAAAAACAAGCGAGGCAGGTGATCCAATTGCAATACCTACTGATGTGAGGTTTGAAAAGAATTGTAAGGATGTTGTGGATAAGGTGGTTGAAAAATATGGTCGGATCGATGTCCTCGTGAACAATGCAGCCGTACAGTACGAAACATATTCTTTAGATGATATTACTGATGAGAGACTTGAAAGGCTATTTAGAACCAACATCTTCTCTCATTTCTTCTTGACaag GTATGCTGTGAAGCACATGAAAGAAGGAAGCAGCATCATAAACACAACttcagccgtagcattcacaggCAGCACAAAGCTACTAGATTACGCTTCAACAAAGGGGGCCATCGTGGCCTTTACAAAGGGCCTCGCAACATACCTGGTCGACAAGGGGATTCGTGTTAATGGTGTGGCCCCTGGACCCGTTTGGACTCCACTTGAAGCTGCTTCACTCAATGACGAGGATCTGGCAGAGTATGGCTCACAGGTGCCAATGAATAGGGCAGCTCAACCTGTTGAGATTGCTCCATCATATGTGTTCCTGGCATCCGAGGACGCTTCCTACTTTACTGGCCAAATTCTTCATCCTGATG GTGGGGGAATTTCCGGTTTTTAA
- the LOC111920736 gene encoding glucose and ribitol dehydrogenase isoform X2: MLCSVRAGLAGSRPSPSGRIPITHQSCLWSRQLLTSRPSTRISNNGVAVMAKAKGKEESNPGFPPQNQDEQPGKEYLMDPLPIFSNPNYKASNKLQGKVALVTGGDSGIGRAVCCSFAKEGATVAFTYVEGVEDIDAKNTLEIINDSKTSEAGDPIAIPTDVRFEKNCKDVVDKVVEKYGRIDVLVNNAAVQYETYSLDDITDERLERLFRTNIFSHFFLTRYAVKHMKEGSSIINTTSAVAFTGSTKLLDYASTKGAIVAFTKGLATYLVDKGIRVNGVAPGPVWTPLEAASLNDEDLAEYGSQVPMNRAAQPVEIAPSYVFLASEDASYFTGQILHPDGGGISGF; this comes from the exons ATGTTGTGCTCAGTGAGGGCGGGTTTAGCGGGCTCACGCCCCTCACCCTCCGGTAGGATTCCGATCACACACCAGTCATGCCTATGGTCAAGGCAGTTGTTGACTTCACGTCCTTCTACAAGAATTAGTAATAACGGTGTTGCCGTCATG GCAAAGGCCAAGGGTAAAGAAGAAAGTAATCCAGGATTCCCACCACAGAACCAGGATGAACAACCAGGAAAAGAGTACCTCATGGATCCTCTACCAATATTCAGCAATCCTAATTACAAGGCCTCTAACAAACTCCAA GGAAAGGTGGCCTTGGTAACAGGTGGTGATTCCGGTATTGGGAGAGCTGTTTGCTGCTCGTTTGCTAAAGAAGGGGCAACTGTTGCCTTTACTTATGTGGAAGGTGTCGAGGACATAGATGCAAAGAACACGTTAGAGATCATAAATGATTCAAAAACAAGCGAGGCAGGTGATCCAATTGCAATACCTACTGATGTGAGGTTTGAAAAGAATTGTAAGGATGTTGTGGATAAGGTGGTTGAAAAATATGGTCGGATCGATGTCCTCGTGAACAATGCAGCCGTACAGTACGAAACATATTCTTTAGATGATATTACTGATGAGAGACTTGAAAGGCTATTTAGAACCAACATCTTCTCTCATTTCTTCTTGACaag GTATGCTGTGAAGCACATGAAAGAAGGAAGCAGCATCATAAACACAACttcagccgtagcattcacaggCAGCACAAAGCTACTAGATTACGCTTCAACAAAGGGGGCCATCGTGGCCTTTACAAAGGGCCTCGCAACATACCTGGTCGACAAGGGGATTCGTGTTAATGGTGTGGCCCCTGGACCCGTTTGGACTCCACTTGAAGCTGCTTCACTCAATGACGAGGATCTGGCAGAGTATGGCTCACAGGTGCCAATGAATAGGGCAGCTCAACCTGTTGAGATTGCTCCATCATATGTGTTCCTGGCATCCGAGGACGCTTCCTACTTTACTGGCCAAATTCTTCATCCTGATG GTGGGGGAATTTCCGGTTTTTAA